One Nonomuraea angiospora DNA segment encodes these proteins:
- a CDS encoding HAMP domain-containing protein, whose protein sequence is MTTAKAAPSPEERTYTESDLIPILETLFSWRDGDFRRRVPHAPPGILSEVRLLLNEVADRREHLANELVRVRKEVVREGRFGERLTPGPGVGAWAESVESVNQLIDALVSPVSGAADVIDAVAKGDLSRRIDLDRSARGEVRRLGKAINGMVDQLALFNSEVTRVAREAGTEGRLGGSANLRGMSGSWRDLTEAVNTMSSRVAAQVRDIAVVTTAVAKGDLSRKVTVDAVGEMFELKNTVNTMVDQLSGFAEEVTRVAREVGTEGQLGGQAQVTGVSGVWKDLTDNVNFMANNLTSQVRSIATVATAVAQGNLSKKITVDAEGEILQLKDTLNTMVDQLSSFADEVTRVAREVGTEGKLGGRAEVKGVSGVWKDLTDNVNSMANNLTYQVRNIAQVTTAVANGDLTRKIDVDAQGEILELKSTMNTMVEQLSSFASEVTRVAREVGTEGQLGGQAQVRGVSGVWKDLTDNVNFMANNLTSQVRQIAAVSSAVAQGDLSKKITVDAQGEILQLKDTLNTMVDQLSSFADEVTRVAREVGTQGQLGGQARVTGVSGVWKDLTDNVNFMANNLTSQVRNIAEVTTAVANGDLTRKIDVDAQGEILALKTTINRMVDQLSSFASEVTRVAREVGSEGQLGGQARVEGVEGTWKRLTESVNELAGNLTTQVRAIATVTSAVARGDLTRSIAVEAQGELAELKDNINSMVANLRETTQANQEQDWLKSNLARISRLMQGHRDLLEVAKLTMSELTPLVSARYGAFYSIDPEGDHELILIGGYGVRPGQGPRQRFAIGEGIVGQAAAEGRHIMLDDVPPQFITIDSGLSQSTPAQIVVLPILFESRVLGVLELASFTPFGEVHLDFLRQLVETIGVTMNTIIANSRTEDLLTESQRLTRELQERSDELQRQQEELRRSNAELEDKAALLAKQNRAIEIQNFQIEQARRTLEERAEQLAVSSRYKSEFLANMSHELRTPLNSLLVLAKLLTENAEGNLTSQQVEFARTIHSAGSSLLQLINDMLDLSKVEAGRMDIHPIQVSLPKMVDLLEAAFTPLAQDKGLSFSVDVESDVPKELRADEQRLQQVLRNLLSNAVKFTPRGEVKLRVAMAPPGVDYDDDTLHGADDLLAFQVIDTGIGIAPDKRDVIFEAFRQADGTTSRKYGGTGLGLAICRDIARLLGGEIHVDSELGKGSTFTLYLPASYTGPLAATDGGVARRQLMTAPAEESAAAVAPEPPLPLDLPMPELVEPVETPVQWQGDDPLSGAKILIVDDDIRNVFALTSVLERHGSTVVYAENGREGIEQLERNEDVALVLMDIMMPEMDGWATTSAIRRMPQFADLPIIALTAKVMRGDREKSIASGASDYVPKPVDVDRLLERLRGWLSRGRGSMSDSSASAAEGS, encoded by the coding sequence ATGACCACGGCCAAGGCCGCGCCAAGCCCGGAGGAGAGGACCTACACCGAGTCGGATCTCATTCCCATCCTCGAGACTCTTTTCTCCTGGCGGGACGGTGATTTCCGGCGTCGTGTCCCCCACGCGCCTCCCGGGATCCTCAGCGAGGTCCGGCTGCTGCTCAACGAAGTGGCCGACCGCCGCGAACACCTGGCCAACGAGCTGGTGCGCGTTCGTAAAGAGGTCGTCAGGGAGGGCCGGTTCGGCGAGCGGCTGACGCCCGGGCCGGGCGTCGGCGCGTGGGCGGAGAGCGTCGAGTCGGTCAACCAGCTGATCGACGCCCTGGTGAGCCCCGTGAGCGGCGCGGCCGACGTGATCGACGCGGTCGCCAAGGGCGACCTGTCACGCCGGATCGACCTCGACCGCTCCGCCAGGGGCGAGGTGCGCCGCCTGGGCAAGGCCATCAACGGCATGGTCGACCAGCTCGCGCTGTTCAACAGCGAGGTGACCAGGGTGGCGCGCGAGGCCGGCACCGAGGGCCGGCTGGGCGGCAGCGCCAACCTGCGCGGCATGTCGGGGAGCTGGCGCGACCTCACCGAGGCCGTCAACACGATGTCGTCCCGCGTGGCCGCGCAGGTGCGCGACATCGCGGTCGTGACCACCGCGGTGGCCAAGGGCGACCTGAGCCGCAAGGTGACGGTCGACGCCGTGGGCGAGATGTTCGAGCTGAAGAACACCGTCAACACGATGGTCGACCAGCTGTCCGGCTTCGCCGAGGAGGTCACCCGGGTCGCCCGCGAGGTGGGCACCGAGGGCCAGCTCGGCGGCCAGGCCCAGGTGACAGGCGTCTCGGGCGTCTGGAAGGACCTCACCGACAACGTCAACTTCATGGCCAACAACCTGACCTCCCAGGTGCGCAGCATCGCGACCGTGGCGACGGCGGTGGCCCAGGGCAACCTGTCGAAGAAGATCACCGTCGATGCCGAGGGCGAGATCCTCCAGCTCAAGGACACCCTCAACACGATGGTGGACCAGCTGTCCTCCTTCGCCGACGAGGTCACCCGGGTCGCCCGCGAGGTGGGCACCGAGGGCAAGCTGGGTGGCCGGGCCGAGGTGAAGGGCGTGTCCGGGGTCTGGAAGGACCTGACGGACAACGTCAACTCGATGGCCAACAACCTGACCTATCAGGTGCGCAACATCGCCCAGGTGACCACCGCCGTGGCCAACGGCGACCTCACCCGCAAGATCGACGTGGACGCCCAGGGCGAGATCCTCGAGCTCAAGTCGACCATGAACACGATGGTGGAGCAGCTGTCGTCGTTCGCCTCCGAGGTGACCCGAGTCGCCCGGGAGGTGGGCACCGAGGGCCAGCTGGGCGGCCAGGCCCAGGTGCGCGGCGTGTCCGGGGTCTGGAAGGACCTCACCGACAACGTCAACTTCATGGCCAACAACCTGACCTCCCAGGTGCGCCAGATCGCGGCCGTGTCGTCGGCGGTGGCCCAGGGCGACCTGTCGAAGAAGATCACCGTCGACGCGCAGGGCGAGATCCTCCAGCTCAAGGACACCCTCAACACGATGGTGGACCAGCTGTCCTCCTTCGCCGACGAGGTCACCCGAGTGGCGCGCGAGGTGGGCACGCAGGGCCAGCTCGGCGGACAGGCCCGGGTGACCGGCGTCTCGGGCGTCTGGAAGGACCTCACCGACAACGTCAACTTCATGGCCAACAACCTGACCTCGCAGGTGCGTAACATCGCCGAGGTCACCACGGCCGTGGCCAACGGCGACCTCACCCGCAAGATCGACGTGGACGCCCAGGGCGAGATCCTGGCCCTGAAGACCACCATCAACCGCATGGTGGACCAGCTGTCCTCGTTCGCCTCCGAGGTGACCCGAGTCGCCCGAGAGGTGGGCTCCGAGGGGCAGCTGGGCGGCCAGGCCCGGGTCGAGGGCGTCGAGGGCACGTGGAAGCGGCTCACCGAGAGCGTCAACGAGCTGGCCGGCAACCTCACCACGCAGGTGCGCGCCATCGCCACCGTCACCAGCGCCGTGGCCCGGGGCGACCTGACCCGCTCGATCGCCGTCGAGGCGCAGGGCGAGCTGGCGGAGCTGAAGGACAACATCAACTCGATGGTGGCCAACCTCCGCGAGACCACCCAGGCCAACCAGGAGCAGGACTGGCTCAAGTCCAACCTGGCCCGCATCTCCCGGCTCATGCAGGGCCACCGCGACCTGCTCGAGGTGGCCAAGCTGACGATGAGCGAGCTGACGCCGCTGGTCTCGGCCCGCTACGGCGCCTTCTACAGCATCGACCCCGAGGGCGACCACGAGCTGATCCTGATCGGCGGGTACGGCGTGCGCCCCGGCCAGGGCCCGCGCCAGCGCTTCGCGATCGGCGAGGGCATCGTCGGCCAGGCGGCGGCCGAGGGCCGGCACATCATGCTCGACGACGTGCCGCCGCAGTTCATCACCATCGACAGCGGGCTCAGCCAGTCCACGCCCGCGCAGATCGTGGTGCTGCCGATCCTGTTCGAGAGCCGGGTGCTCGGCGTGCTCGAGCTGGCCTCGTTCACGCCGTTCGGCGAGGTGCACCTCGACTTCCTGCGCCAGCTCGTCGAGACCATCGGTGTCACGATGAACACGATCATCGCCAACTCCCGCACCGAAGACCTGCTCACCGAGTCGCAGCGGCTCACCAGGGAGCTCCAGGAGCGCTCCGACGAGCTGCAGCGCCAGCAGGAGGAGCTGCGCAGGTCCAACGCCGAGCTGGAGGACAAGGCGGCGCTGCTGGCCAAGCAGAACCGCGCGATCGAGATCCAGAACTTCCAGATCGAGCAGGCCCGCCGCACGCTGGAGGAGCGCGCCGAGCAGCTCGCGGTCTCCTCGCGCTACAAGTCCGAGTTCCTCGCGAACATGTCCCACGAGCTGCGCACGCCGCTCAACAGCCTGCTGGTGCTGGCCAAGCTGCTGACCGAGAACGCCGAGGGCAACCTGACCTCGCAGCAGGTGGAGTTCGCCCGTACGATCCACAGCGCGGGCTCGTCGCTGCTCCAGCTCATCAACGACATGCTCGACCTGTCCAAGGTCGAGGCGGGCCGGATGGACATCCACCCGATCCAGGTGTCGCTGCCGAAGATGGTCGACCTGCTGGAGGCGGCGTTCACGCCGCTGGCGCAGGACAAGGGGCTGTCGTTCAGCGTCGACGTCGAGTCCGACGTGCCGAAGGAGCTGCGCGCCGACGAGCAGCGCCTGCAGCAGGTGCTGCGCAACCTGCTCTCCAACGCGGTGAAGTTCACGCCGCGGGGCGAGGTGAAGCTGCGCGTCGCGATGGCCCCGCCCGGGGTCGACTACGACGACGACACCCTGCACGGCGCCGACGACCTGCTCGCCTTCCAGGTGATCGACACCGGCATCGGCATCGCGCCCGACAAGCGCGACGTCATCTTCGAGGCGTTCAGACAGGCCGACGGCACGACGAGCCGCAAGTACGGCGGCACGGGCCTGGGCCTGGCGATCTGCCGCGACATCGCCAGGCTGCTCGGCGGCGAGATCCACGTGGACAGCGAGCTGGGCAAGGGCAGCACGTTCACGCTCTACCTGCCGGCCTCCTACACCGGCCCGCTGGCCGCCACCGACGGCGGCGTGGCCCGCCGCCAGCTGATGACGGCGCCGGCGGAGGAGTCGGCCGCCGCGGTCGCGCCCGAGCCGCCGCTGCCGCTCGACCTGCCGATGCCGGAGCTGGTCGAGCCGGTGGAGACGCCGGTCCAGTGGCAGGGCGACGACCCGCTCAGCGGTGCCAAGATCCTCATCGTGGACGACGACATCCGTAACGTGTTCGCGTTGACCAGCGTCCTGGAACGACACGGTTCCACGGTCGTCTACGCTGAAAACGGTCGGGAGGGGATCGAGCAGCTCGAACGAAACGAGGACGTCGCGCTCGTGCTGATGGACATCATGATGCCGGAGATGGACGGCTGGGCCACCACCTCCGCCATCCGGCGCATGCCTCAGTTCGCCGACCTGCCGATCATCGCGTTGACCGCCAAGGTCATGCGGGGCGATCGCGAGAAGAGCATCGCCTCCGGCGCGTCCGACTACGTCCCCAAGCCGGTGGACGTGGACCGTCTGCTCGAACGCCTGCGCGGCTGGCTGAGCCGCGGGCGCGGGTCCATGTCCGACTCGTCAGCCTCAGCAGCCGAAGGGTCGTGA